The Primulina tabacum isolate GXHZ01 chromosome 1, ASM2559414v2, whole genome shotgun sequence genome contains the following window.
TTTGCACTTCAAAAAGTATTTATCACGCTCAACTTCAGATTTTTGTCATGTCAATGGCCAGGATTGATCCTTGACATTCTTCTCAATTTTTCTTatagaaatataatattttaaaaaaccatGCACTTCGCTGTCTAATTTCATCTTTTGACCAactaataaattttaatttcttgATGTTACCCAAGAATATCTGATGAAATGTGGAGACAGCTAAGAATAAGGAAACACAGCGTAAATTTATTGTTACTGGACGGATGAATTTTATGGTATATGATTGGTAACAAAACAATTGTGCAGCAAATAGCAAAATTGTGGATAATCAGATCTTCGAgatcatattttataattaattttcagAACATTATAATTCTAATGGTCGACATTGTAAAAGTATTGCCTcgtgattttctccaaataacaAATGACAAAAAGAATATTTAATATTGTCAATGACATTGGATTGCAGTTTGCATACGTACACAGAAGAAAATTTACCTTGTGAAGATGGAAGTTTATGCCGTCCACCACCACAGAAATATCGCTTGGAAGACTTGAACTGCAGAAACTGACATGAAACACACAAATTTCAAATTGCTACGTCCGTGCCAAATTCAGCTTATTGTAAAttacttaatttttttctcCAGTGTGCATAAAACTCTACTATTTTCACAATTTACATCTCTCCTCTGCAGAAACACCAAGCTTCTCAAACTCAGGCCATTCATCAAACTGACTACCCCATTCATACCATATTCCTCACAGCAAAAAACAACTACAACTAAATAAGCTCTGTAAAGTATCAGGGCTAACTATTACCAAAACTTGATGCTCCAATAAATCGATACATACTTCACTATAACTATATAACAAGAGAACGGTATCTATTTCTGATTGTGTTTAGCGAGAGTCTGCAGTTCATGGGTACAAAAGTGAAAGAActggaaaattttaaaaatatatagcaAAAAATGCAAAAGGGGAATCACCAGTCGTTTCCTTCACGGTAAAATGCAGGAATTTTGCCGGCAGGAGCCATCACAAACCAAAATTCAAGAACCAACTTTATTTTGTGCAAGAAGAGACTTTCAACACATCATTTTCTCTAATAAATGACGAATTCAATTTAAGAATCAGCTCTTTTCTCTGTGTCCTAAAGCATAAAGAGATGTCCCCATCAGAATTCAGTTTCTTTCAAGCATCGGAGAAACCTAATGATAATTCCACAGCTCAGCACTTCATTAATCATGGATATAAACAAACCCCACCAAAAGGCAGCCCACCGACCACATCAATCACAATCTCATTCAAACAGTTAAGAGAACACAATGAGTCTCGCGTAGTTGTAAggggaaaaggaaaaaaagaaaaaaagagcaATCATACCTACAAAGACTCTAAACTTTAGAATATCCTTCGTCGAATGGTTCTTGTAAAAAGTCCAACACACTGTTCCTAATGATACATCACTTCACTCAATTCACTCATTAATACAAGCATAATTTACATAGGTTGTAAGCGTacgcgatttttttttttaaagacaGATAAAATCCAGATAGGATCATAGGATGTTAACAAAACTAAAAACAACAGGAAACCGCATAATCTTTTACAAAGATTCTAAGTTCACTCATCATTCCGTCGTATCGTAGTCGTGCGTCTTCCGTGGAGTTTGATATATTTTCCCATAGTGTTTTGGCATTCATGCATGCGCTGGCAGGCGTGTGAGAATGATATAGGCCGGCCAAGAAACAGATGGCATAAAGACGGAGACAAAAAAACACGGGTGATCATTATTAAGAGAATAAAATAAAACGTTTTGACTGCGACTTTTCGTCGAACAGCTGATATGGGagagaaacaaaataaaaaggaCCTAATAGCGGGAGAGAAATAGGGTTTTGGTCTTCAGCGCTTCTGCGCGTGCAAATAGATTCTCTAAAATGCGAATCATCTCTTATGGATTGGCATAAACCTCTCCCCATGGTTCACTCCCAAATAGGCGCAATAGttaaactcaaaaaaaaaaaaaaaaaaaaaagatactcTAAAACGTCTACTCGTTCAGCTCATGGAATTACTTTCATGCCTTTATACTGAAAAAATCAATAAGGATTTGAGAATTTCAATGTtttcatttataaataaatataagaaaTGGGCACAGCAGTATAAATTAataagaatttgaaaatttcaatgtttccatctataaatacaatataAGAAATGGGCACTGTCAAATATAATTATCTAGGACAAGTCTCGTCAGATTGAGCGACGCCGAGCCTTGTATACAGTTTACAAATTCCCGCCAAGACTTCGAAAGGCTTCTTCCCCCTAAATCAGAACAATATACGTCCCCTAGTTTTTCATCAGTATCATATCCAGTATACAGTTTTGGCCGAAGTGCTGCGGCATGTTAGAGAAAAATAACAAATTATGTTGTAACTACTGAAGTGAATTCTCAAAGGTACGAGGCATAAGATCCTTACAACTACGGAACCAATGGAACATTCCAAGATTTTCAGAGACAAAAAAAGTTCAGATATCCTCGAAGAGGAGGACGCGAGTCACGTAACAATAACTGCAAATGTAGAATAACTGGAAATGAAATTCTCTTCCTTAGAAATCTTAATTAGCCACTGGTTTTGAAATAGCTTTCTTGATGGCTTCAGCATAAGTCCTGTGTTGGTAGGTTAGTGTGGATTCGAGTAAATCCCAGAGCGATGTCTTTGGGTTCCACCCTGAAAAATAACAACATATGAAAAATAAATGGTAGAAAAAGGATCGTATTCGTAATCTAAGAGGAGCCATTATTGTACTCTTTTTATGACATAATCTTGTAGGAATTGACGAGCAAACGTAGTAGATCATTTTGGCTTAAGTTCAGATATTGAGGTGGACAAGCATCTGGGTAATGATGAGTGAAATGAGAATTAGATTGGCAAAATTTAatgggaaaaataaaaattccagCAAAAAGGATCGATTGTGTTGGTTGGAGCCAGACAATTAGCAGAGGACAGCCCCGTACACGCATCTAATGGAGGGACCATAAATAAAGGACTAAAATTCAAACTCATGTTAACACACagaaaaaatgtaatttttggcCACAAGAACGATTCTTTACCAAGTTGTCTGTTGATTATCGTCATGTCTGGAATTCTCTTGTCACTATCATCATAGCCTTCGCCATAAAATTCTTTAGAGCTAACATCAGTAGTAGGTGTCTCTAGCGGAGGTTCCCCACTAACCTTAGAGTAAACCTGAAATCGtgcaaaaagaaagaaattacTTACCAAATAGAGAGTTTAAATCGAAGGTTAATAGTTAAGAAGATACCAAATACCAaattctttttttaaataaaagatatACCAGATTCTTAATTTACCTGAGTCATCATCTCAGCTAGTTGTCTCACCGTAACTTCATTGTTAGGGTTGCCCACATTAAATATTTGACCATTAGCTCTAGCTGGATTTTCCTGAGTTTAATCGCACCACTTAGCTACTGTTAAACATATCCACATAGAGAAGGAAAATggaaaaacaaaatttgaaCATACAATCATCAAAAGAACAGCTTCAATTGCATCCTTAATATAAATAAAGGTTCTCTGTGATTGGCCACCATCCACAAGCTTCAAAGGTTCACGCCTCAAAAGATTCTGAACAGAAAGAACCAACAATTAGAAAATGAGATGAGCATAAATAGTGTTTATGGCTTTCGGATTAGCATGAAAATGATCTCACATTGCTGAAGCAAGCCAAAACTCTAGGAACGCCCTCACTCGGCCCATCAATTCCAGGTATAAAATCCATCCGGGGACCAATCCAATTGAAAGGCCTCACAATCGCAAAATCAAGACCATTTTCAGCACCCTCGGCTGTTATACAAAGTAATTAAGATACATATAAAGCGTCAGTTACAGCACAAACACCAGTTAATCTTTTAATACAAGATCATTGCTCACCATAAATCAGTCTTTCAATTAACTGCTTTGCACATGCGTATGACCACCTCTGTTTTTCAATAGGACCAAATATGCAAGGGGAGGCATCTTCCTTGAGAACATAATAACTAGGATCCTAACAAAAGATAATAAACAATGATTCAGTATTTGTTTGAAAATTAACGCAGTCAAGAGACCAAAATCCATCATATATCCCCCTCTTAAGTTGGACAATCGGCATAGCTGGTTGACAGCTTTAAGCGAATTACACCACCTCAGTCACTATTTACTAACTATAtagctgaaaatccatatttcgGATTCAAATATTGACAATAAGACATTCTCCGTCAAAATTCAGTCCTTCAAAGTAAACATAGCAtaaatttgaatataaaaaacatatatattgaGGCTCAAAACGGGGGGAAAATCAAGAATTGATTTGTAAAACAAGTAATCGATAAAGCATTTTCCATTGAATTAACACCTACATTGTATGTGTTAAGCAGTAGGCAAAAAAATAGATAGGATATAGAGAAGTATAAATCAAACTATCTTAAACAAACCTTGTTCCTCAAATATTGGTAATTTTTTTAAGCATAGATTGCAAGCATCTGAGAACACTTGTGTTTGACAAGACTTCTTCTGACCTTCagttaaaacaattattttttccAGAAAGAAACATGACAATGCTGATACTAGACATACAAAGAACAATAAAATgttttgaataaagcaaaaaccAACATGAGTCAGATCCAAGGCACAACATTCAAAGTTAACTACAATTTTCTGTGGTCAAAGGCAACCCCAGGAATCAAACTAGAGTATACATTTTGCACCTTCGAAAAATGATATTACTAGAGTTTATTCTCTTGAGTGCATGAATGAGACCCCTTCGCCCAATGGGGGCCTGTCTTGGACTAGAGTGGAAGAAATCTCAATAAGAATACAAAACAGGTTTGGAGACTAACAACACCAGACCGATCATTTCAGGAACGACATGAAAAGCATAACGAAAAATTGAAACCATTCTTCACCAATCCAGCCAATGATACAAAACGTTTCACTTACGAGGTAAGAAAAAGACTTAAAAGgtagtaaataaataaaagaaatagCACAACATTAGTGCTCAACTAAGGAAATATAATCCTACAAGAGTGGCAATGCAAATTAAGATTCACCTGGCGCAACGGGCTATCTTTGGGTAAAAAGCTAGCAATGGTTTTTCCATAAATCTCACAAGTGGAAAAATGTATGAGTCGCTTGCCATTTTCTGAGCAGTACTTGACCTAAATCCACAGAGGTCAAATCGAATCCAAAAAATAAACTCACAAATTATTCAAATACCATCAAAAAGTGTGAAAGAAAACATACCACCGGGAGAGCATCTATGAAGTTGCTATAAATTGTGTCAAGAGGGCGGGTGTTGTAATCTGCTGGAGTGCATATAGCAGCCAGATTTATAGTCTACACCACACAAATTTCTATAGTCAATCCCAGTCAAAATCGTATGAGTCATGTCCGCACGTAAGTACAAAATAAGGAGGATAATGAGctgataaaattaaaattgacaCCGGTGCAGAAGAAACTTCTACACAGTAAACAATTATCTAGACTCACGTTCACATCAAACTTAGATCCAAAAGACAATTACGTACCATCAAagtcttaaataaataaactccAATTTCAGAAATAAATCCAGTTATATAAGAGCTCGAAATTTCAATTCCGTTTTGGTTCAGAAGAAATCTCCAATCACCATATGAGTTAAAGTTGAACATCACCAGCAGTAAATGCAAAGCCAAAAACAGAAAAAGAATCAAACGAAAAATCAAAGACACGAAGAAGGAACATCCAGACAGAAACAATGAACTTCTGAAAATGCTGAAATCAGAGAGAAGGCATGAATAATTTACAAGATCCGCCATGCGAATGAGGCCTTCGAGGCGAGAATCGTTTTTAATGTTGAGGCGGTGGAACTGTATCCGATCAGCCCAGGGGAGGGTGGACGGCTCGAGGAGGCTCTTGATTTTGTCACTGTATACATCAACCGCTAGCACCTTGTGCGGGGTCTCCATCATGAGCTTCTCGCACAGATGCGAACCAATGAATCCCCCCGCGCCAATCATGCATATCGTCATCGGCTCGATCGGATTCCCGTCCAGATCTACTCTCGCACTCGCCATTTCCTGTCGGATAGCCGGAAACTCCTATCACGACGGATTTTTTGTGTTGCGTGAGAGAAATTCTGCTACAGCGTAAGAATTGGGTTCCCTGAATTTGTGGCGCTCTGGATTTTATGCTTGCCATAGTACGTACAGAGATACTCGCTGTACTCGACTAATTTTATGCCACGTGGATGCTTGGAACCGCAGCTCTTTCTATTAAAATAAACGGAGGAGATTTAATTATTctgttataaaattttatttttgttacgCTTTACTTTATAGCAAAATTCAGATAATTACATTATCCTTTAATTATTaccatatttaataatataaatcacaataattttaaaaaaaattgattactTTTCATTTTATAAAAGTGCACACATATCATCTATGATTTTACACGatataaacttaaaatattcaAATTGATGTTCAAACCAATATGACGTCCAATTTTTTTCACATCAACTGAGTGTCCAAACATTTGAACgcccaatatttttttttttttttcaaactatTTTAAGGTACATGCTTCCACACGCCatgtctttttttaaaaaatttcttttaaaaaaaatttgtaccaattttaataataaaaataattattaataataataatctaaaatcatatatatatatatataaaatttccatgaattttagtatttgaaATGAGCATATTTGGATACAATCACTTTTCTTTGGAGTTTGCATACACTCCATATAATCTACCTATAATAAGTTAATAACTTGGTCTGATGGCCTCCTTTTTGGTGATGTAAATTATATCCATGTCAATTGtataaaactttatttatcttgttcaacgtgaaattttaaaaagttcCACGAACTAATtaaacaaattgaagaaaatTCACCAAAATGTTACAGAATCTCAATGGATAAAGCCAAACTAAcaattattactatatatataagAGTAGAACAAATCAAATATAATTTCACGAGGATGTATTATTGCGAGATCATATTCTTTCCTTAAATACAAATATACAGTAGAACTCTTTTATAAAGAAATGTACAGTATTCCTGTATGAATCTTCTGTACAAACAGCCTGTATAATCCTATGAGGACTAAAGCCAGTGGAACAAAGCTTCAATCAATATACTGCACGATATACATCTACCTAATGCCGTAAATTTGTAATAGCAGGGAATTATGTAAAGAAAGTCGAAAAAAATAGAGTTGGAGACGGTAAGAATCACTTATCCAATCtcataaaaatggtaaaacaCCGAAGAATGCAACATGCAACAGTAAAGTTATTATGGTACTCGATATCATCTTATAAGCTTCGATATATGCAGAATTATTGTCGTTAAACTGTCCCGCATTGAAAAATTCCGTTTTACCAGTACTGCCTGCGGTGGTGACATTTACAGAAGACGAACCTGTTATAAGAAGTGAAGTTTGTTTAAAATGAGCTGTAGTAATGCTAAAGAAATAGGTTCAAAAATTTAGAACAGAAAGAACTTACAGTCATAATTTGCCCATCCAATCCTTTGGTCAGCCAAATCATATACAACAATCTTTTCTTTCAGGACCAAATCTGCACATGGGACCAAGAAATTCATATAATCCGAATACAGCATTATCATATTTTGAACGATAAGCAGGCAAGCATGCGAAGGCAGAGTTTTAGCGAgcaataattgtttttattgccTGCATGAATGTGGTGCAACGATGAAATGTGGCAGTTGCCTGTTATATATATGATTCAAAAACTAATCTACGacttttgataaataaaaaagCAAACTTTTTAGTAATGCAACAATTGTGTAGTTCTATAGAGTGCGTTGGTATTAAAATAATCGTTCAAGATGCATTATAATATATGTATGCTTCATACCTCCTAAAATTGTCATTCCTTCACCCTGAAATTTCTGAATGCCGATGCACCACACTGCTGCACCACCCTGAACAAACAAGAATCAAATGTAACAACATTCATTAACAATCAAGAAAATCAGGTTCTTATTTGAGCGTGTAACTAGGGTGCACAAGGTTTGTAGGAGCATGCAATGTTGACTCACAACAGTGTTTTGCGGCAAGAGGTAATCTTGAGGCCTTAGCATCATCGAGGCACCACCAGCAAAGTTTAAACTAACTAGAGGGAAAATATCTGAGATActggaaaataaaataaaaaatagtcaAGACTATATGACAAGACAGACAAGCAATGATTTTTCATGTGAGATTTATATGCTGCAATTGGTTTTTCATGTGAGAGAAAAACCTGGAGGTAGTTAGATAGCATTGGGTTCCCTTTGAAACAAGAGGGCGGACGGATTGCGAAACAGTCTGTGTAATCTGCCAAGGAAAAATATGCCGCATTTTGGACATCACGGcgtataaatttttgaaaataataattaaaagaaGTGGCTTCTGAAAGCAGAAACTTACCGCGGTAACAAAAGGGTCATAAGCTTCTTTTGCAAGATATGCCAGCGTTGTTCCTGAATCAATTATTGTTCCTCGGTTGGTTGATGATGCAAAAACAGATGGATCGATGGGTAAAGTTTGCCCATTTACTGAAATGCTTTGTAGATTTACGTTGTAATGGGGCCTGAAATTTAGAGCCACAAAAACCTTGAGAGTTAAGAACTTGATTGTTCTCAAATAAGAACCTGCCTTCACAAAACAAGATATTTCGGTACATGCAAACcaaaaaatgatttaaaaagtAATATGACCCCATTATAAATAAACATGATTCCAGGATCAGTCATTTCAATTTTTGACCTAAATTCCTTTAGCTTAAGCTCTTTCAGTATTAGTACCTATATGCTATTGGaaggtaacaaaaattaaaattttgagactATGAAATAAAGAAGCTAACCCTTCGAACATAAATCACAATGACTGATACTGCCATTGCCAAAAGAATTAAAAAAGTAAGCTGAAGATTCTTGGTAACAGCCTCAAATGATAGTTATATAAATGCACATCAAATTTAACAGTAAAATTAAATATGCATAATCCTGTTGCATAATGCTTCTTTAAGTGACATATCGGACACTAAAGAAGACTCTTAATAATTTATGAGCAGGAAAAGTACCAAAAAGAAGACTCTTAATAATTTACGAGCAGGAAAATACTAACTGTGATGGAACTAGAGGAGTGTAAACAAGATTTGGCTCCACAATCTGCCCAAGCACCAAAATACCACCCCCACCATTTTCTCCTTTTAAGCAATGGGAAAATGAATTTGGGGTGATTCCCTGTGATGAAAGTTGAGAGATTACAGATAAGCCATTTTGTCCAAAACCAAATATACCATCAACTGCCCTATCTGGCTTTGTAAGATCCCCGGTCTGTGATGTGCTACAGCTGAGTAGAAACATAAGAAACCATGTCAACCATAAGTAACCATATGCACCAAGAATTGTTTAATATAGATAAAAGATAACTCACCCAAAAACAACTGCTGCTGAAGAATTCGACGTCAAAGAATCTCCAACAACTGTGTCCAAATATATTGAATCTAACACATAATATCCTGATGTGCCACTGCCATCACCATACTGGAATGTGTATCCGCATTGGTTTTTACCTGAACACCCGGAATCAGAAGACTGTGCTCCTAAAGCACATCTCTGATCTGAACATGAGACTGGCGAAGCTGTTTGTGAGCTGGAAGGATCGAAAAACTCTAGCTGAATCTGTTAAAAAGAGAAGCATTGGAATTTAAAATCATTCAATATTTCCACAcctaaaaaacaaaacaaagaaatttaaatttaaagatgaAAAAACGAAGATCTGCATAAATGAAGGAAGAATTTACTTGTAGTCCACTTGATGTTGGGCAGCCAACACAGGGACTGCAACTGACCCATAGCACATCACTTCCAGTATCTATCTGTACATAGAATTCTTTTGGAGGAGTACCCAATTTAACTCTAGTAAAGTACAACCTAAAAATCAAGATTCACCAGCTTGATAAGTTCTTGAATCATTAATTTTTCTCTAAATCAAATCCCTGATGTATCACCAAAGAGATATATAAAGAAAAGGCCAAAGAGAATTATCAAGAATTGAACAGAACCATAATCGAAGAAATTATTGTATTTATCAAATTACAATGACAGCCCAATATCATTTCCTTTTTCAAGGTCATTTGAACGATCGGCATATCAACTAAACTGAATTAAATAATACGTATTCTTTCGTTAGCCAGAATCAAAACCCATCAATAAAAAGATCAGAACTTCTACACAATACATAAAAACGAATATCAAAACCA
Protein-coding sequences here:
- the LOC142548553 gene encoding UDP-D-apiose/UDP-D-xylose synthase 2, whose product is MASARVDLDGNPIEPMTICMIGAGGFIGSHLCEKLMMETPHKVLAVDVYSDKIKSLLEPSTLPWADRIQFHRLNIKNDSRLEGLIRMADLTINLAAICTPADYNTRPLDTIYSNFIDALPVVKYCSENGKRLIHFSTCEIYGKTIASFLPKDSPLRQDPSYYVLKEDASPCIFGPIEKQRWSYACAKQLIERLIYAEGAENGLDFAIVRPFNWIGPRMDFIPGIDGPSEGVPRVLACFSNNLLRREPLKLVDGGQSQRTFIYIKDAIEAVLLMIENPARANGQIFNVGNPNNEVTVRQLAEMMTQVYSKVSGEPPLETPTTDVSSKEFYGEGYDDSDKRIPDMTIINRQLGWNPKTSLWDLLESTLTYQHRTYAEAIKKAISKPVAN
- the LOC142548563 gene encoding aspartic proteinase 36-like codes for the protein MTPSWIPFAVAVTVVVLAAAVVGEGKGVTLTLERANHQGIELSQLRNRDRFRHGRFLQQQPLGVVDFPVEGTYDPYLVGLYFTRVKLGTPPKEFYVQIDTGSDVLWVSCSPCVGCPTSSGLQIQLEFFDPSSSQTASPVSCSDQRCALGAQSSDSGCSGKNQCGYTFQYGDGSGTSGYYVLDSIYLDTVVGDSLTSNSSAAVVFGCSTSQTGDLTKPDRAVDGIFGFGQNGLSVISQLSSQGITPNSFSHCLKGENGGGGILVLGQIVEPNLVYTPLVPSQPHYNVNLQSISVNGQTLPIDPSVFASSTNRGTIIDSGTTLAYLAKEAYDPFVTAITQTVSQSVRPLVSKGTQCYLTTSSISDIFPLVSLNFAGGASMMLRPQDYLLPQNTVGGAAVWCIGIQKFQGEGMTILGDLVLKEKIVVYDLADQRIGWANYDCSSSVNVTTAGSTGKTEFFNAGQFNDNNSAYIEAYKMISSTIITLLLHVAFFGVLPFL